aCTAGCGACATCATAATATACTTCTATATATATTTAGCATATTATTTAACTAATTTCTCatcataatatattatcttTATTTCGTGGCCTGTTGCTTATTGTTTAATTATTTCATATAACATATATAGCCAGTAACAACATATTAATTGATATAGATGAGTGAATCTTTATGCATCAATCGTCTCAAACTCACAGCTCTATGGGCCAGGGATCCCTAGATGAGTGATTAAGCTTGCTATTCCCATGCATTGCAGCATTTTCCAAAACATTGAATTAGGATAACCAAAAGAGGGAAACATATAAATAAATTAGAagtctcataaaaaaaaaaaaaaccagggTTTGGGAATGTATCATTTGAGTTGTGGTgggtttttttgttattttgactGGTGATATAGTTTAGATCATAGTATACCATATCAGTCCGAATCAAATAGTAGGAAACAATTTTTGATACCAGTAGCGTGATATTTTGTATgctaataaaattttatattgatattatactAATATAGTACTGATGTGAAGTTTAATGCTGAAACGACCTAAGTTTAGGTGTCACAGCTGCAGCATGTAGCATCTAACATTTGGATTCTTTTTTAGTTATTGAAATCGACCATTAAAGTCACCAACGCATTACGCGTAACGCTCCAAATGCCAGCCATCTGCATCCGGTCTTTGGCACTGGGATGCCGTCGAACCACAGCCTCACGAGAGGTCTATATTCcactattattatataataacgaaatcaacaataatattatataatagttattatttttttattgacttTTGAGGAGGCAGCGCGGTGGTGCTGGTGGTGGTGGGAAGTGGAGCCGGATGACGTCACCGGAACGCCACGTGGGCGACCACGACACTCCCTGCGACGAGATGGTACTCCGATCGGAAGCGGTTCCCGTGGGCCCCGCCAAGGTCGCGAATTTCGTGAGCTCCGCCTCGGAGCAACGTCAGAAGCACGCCCACCGTTGGATCATGAGATACGGAGAGATGGAGATGTCTCTATAGGCTCGGGAACAACGAGGCGGAGGCCCCTCATAGCCAGCTAGGCTTCGCTTCAAGCCGGGCGCCCCCGGCTGGACCATCTCTGCCTAACGGTACTGTCGCCACGTCATCTGCGAGATCGAACGGTTTCCAGTTTCCCGAGGAAGGAATCAAGAGATCTTCACCGTCGATATTCATCCCGGCACTTTCGCGGTGGGTCCCGCGGTCAAGTGGGCGAGAGAGGATGATTAGAAAAGGGCAGGCGGCAACCCGCTGAAAGTGGAAATTATGAGCTTGACTGGCCCTGTCCACCGCCTATAGCCGGTGCCGCCACCGGACCTTTCCCGTTTCGCCTGCTCGGTGCTACACGTGTCGATGACGGCAAGGTGCCTGAGTAATTCGCGGTCCTTGGGGAAGAAGGAAGCGATATTTATTACGAAGCCTGGCGGTTCAGTGCCGTAGCCCCCGTCAAATCGCACGGCGAGGAGTATTGCCACCGTGGCACCGCACAACATTGGCCGTCGGATTGAAGGAGGGGGATCGGACGCACCGGATTGAAGTGAGGGCGTGAAGGGGCGATCTCTTCCGTCGGTTTGCACCTCAAGCGGGGCTTGGCGAGTGACAAAAACCGTAAGGGGATGAGACGGGCGGCAGAAAGTGGAGAGGAAAGCAAACCAGAGGAGAGAAAACAGAGCAGAGGAGGCggggaagagagaagagagaggagggcaCAAAGAGGTGGAGGACAAGAAGATCCGAGCGCAGAAATCCTCCTTTTTCCGATTTCTTGAAGGATTCCGACGAGGCTAACCGATTCCATACCTCGGAGGGGGCGGTTTTCCGCGCGTTTTCGGCGAAAATCCGTCTAGAAACGGCGGAGATCTACTTCGGAGATCGGTTCTCGGAGGAGAGGGTGGTAGGAGGATGACAAGAACCGGGGAGAGGTGATCTCATTGGATGAAGGAGATCGAAGGGAGATGGAGAGGAATCGGGAAGCAAGGAGAGGAACCATGGCGGCTGTGAACGGTGGGGTgtcgaggaggaggcagaggagcAGCAGCTTGAGAGACTCTCCTGGTCCGATTCATCAGATCCCTCGTGCTGTTCTttagttctttttttcttttccttttccggATATTCATGGTTGTTTTTTGCTGAAAACTTTTGCAGAGGAGGATGGAGGGATGGAGTTGGCGGAGACGACGAGGCTCCGGGATCGAGGGAGCAAGAAGGATCGGGATCGGGATAGATCTAGCCGGtccaagaggaggagaggcgAGCGGATGCTGCACGGGAACAACAGAGACGAAGGGGATGATAGCTCCGAAGAGAGCgtcgacgaggaggaggaggacgaggaggacGACGTGTCCGTGGCCGTCCGGCTGCCGCCGCCGGCTCCTCCTCCGCCGAATCCGGCTTCCTCGTTCTCTTCCCTACCTCAGAGCAACCACCATCACAACCACCAGCAGCAGAACCGGAAGAGTTTTCCAACCAAGGTCTCGACGAGGACTCCGCCGGTCTGGAAGCCAGACGAGATGATCGGATTCTCGGTGCCGAGAAAAGCCCGGTCAGGTAAGGGGAGAAGAGAGTCACAGGGAGTAGATATGGCTTGGGATTTGTAGGGCGAAAGTTTTgcgttttttgatttttttttttttttttgttcttttctataTCACGGTCCGACTGGTTGAAGCCTttggttttattttttctcttggTTGGTGTTGCAGCTTCTACGAAAAGGTCACATGAATGTTGGGTTTCAGGTGGCTCTGGAAGTGGAGAGCAGGTTCCACGGCAAGCTCCGGCCTCTCCGTCGAGGCTTAGCCCTGCCTCTACCACCCAGATCTCACCCTCCTCCAACGCCACCGCTCGCAAGAAGATGGTCCGACTCTCTCTGTTTCATTTGATCATCTTTCTTTAGTGTTAGTCCTTAGCGAGCTTATACTGATGGTCTCATTTGTTTCAGAAACCGATGAGTGGACCCAAGCACCGGCCACCGAAGGTCTCCAAGTCGCCGTCTTTGATCGAGGAGGATATCGAGATCGAGGTCGCTGAGGTGTTGTTTGGGATGACGAGGCAATTCCAATGCCCGCCGAAGCAGGAGAACTCCAAGATTGATTCCAAGGAAATGAATGGCAGTGCGGGCAACGAATCTAAGTCGAGAGTCTCCTCACCAAACGcgatctctcctcctcccccaGTATCCCAGACATCTGTTCTTCCTCCCTCGAATTCTACCTCTAATCCCAGTTCCTTGTCTGCTATTGGTGAGCAGAGTGGGCCAAATGcttacttttttttctcttcatttTTCCACACACTGTGACTAATGGCGTGACGCCGATGTTGCAGCTCCGAAGAGGAAACGGCCAAGGCCTGTTAAATTTGAGGATGAAAGCCCTACGAGTCCTGTTGGCCTAGACGCTCCTCCAAGCACATCTGTGTCTTCTTCAGCTAAGTTGGAATCTGAGCAACCGGGGAAGACCGAGGCTTCGTCGCCCAGATCAGAGAAGAACACTGCTTCTCCTGCCATCGAGAACGGTGGCGGTTCAATTGATGTCTCTGTCCCTCAGGTGGCTGCGACCGCTTTGGATGTACAGCAAGAATCGGCAAAGACGGAGAACAATTCAGTTCCTGATGCGAAGCTCTTGAAGGGAGAACTGAATGGCCAGAATCGGACAGAGAGCCGTAAAGAAGCTGCTTCACCTGCAAAGGAGACTTCCTGTGCCGATTTGGATGTCAATCATGTTGAAGAAACTGCAGCAAAGAGGTGAGCTTTTGAGATCTGATTGGTGGTCATTGATATTTATTCCAATTTAGGATTCTGGAGAGGAATTCTCATTTTTGTTTTGGTTTAATTTTACAGATCTCCAACGGCTGACAGCGTTCGGGAAGAGAAGTTTAATATTGATCTTATGGTGGGTTCCTCTCTGATTCTCTTAAAGTCCGCGAAAACTATTTGGGCAGCTTCACAtattaaaaagaattttttattttgcagGTTCCTCCTCCAGAAAGGGATGAATTGTGTGATTTCGATGCATATCTCAAGTCGCAAGTTCCAGAGATTGACATGGTGGGCGATCTGTCTGCAAATTTGTTGTAAAGGTTTTTAGaatgatttagtttaagttccattgattcggttttttttctctcttttaggTGTCAAAAATAAgcagggagaagaaggaagaaggaaaggcGGTGGAGAGAACAACCCAAACAGATGAAATTCCTGCGGACGACCGGAAGGTTGAGAAATCCACCAAggaggaatccaattcaaattcAAAGAAGCAGATGGGTAAGGAGAGGACTTTTGACCTGCAACTTGATTTGGAGAAGCCAGATAAGGACAGCCTTGATGGTGGCAGGCTGCCGTTCCAGAAGCAGCAACCAAAAGTCCCTAAATCAGAGCCTGAACCAGAGAGGACTGGTAATTGCCTTCGTTTCTATCTCAGTATTCTCTATTTGCTTTTACCTTTGTTATCTGCAGAGGTGATTTTTATTCTGTTCCTCCAAAATTGCTTGCAGCATCATCTGCTTCCGTGCCTATGCCGATGGCTGTCGCAGGCTGGCCTGGAAGCTTTCCATCTTTCGGGTGAGCAGTTtgatctttttccttcttcccctGTCGCTGTCGAGATTTCTGGTGATTTACCTTCTTCTCCATGGACAGGTATATGGGTCAAGTCCCCTCTCTGCAAGCAGCCGTTCCAATGGATGGAACGCCAGGGTCTTCTAGTATCTTGCAGGTATTACATGCTGCCTTTTTTCCCTACCCTGCTCCCTGCTTTCTGCCCTCCCTCTAAATCTCTGAATTCTAATTGATTCTGATATTGCAGCCTCCTAGCTTCCTTTCGCCGCAGCCCCGCCCAAAGCGCTGTGCTACACACTGCTACATTGCACAGAACATatcctaccatctgcgacttgCAAAGATTAATCCTTTTTGGCCTGCAGCAGCCGGCAGCACGCCACCTATCTACGGGGTCAAGCCATACAATCTCAATGCTGTGCCACCGGCAGATGCATTCGCCGGCGGCTTCCCGGGAAGGAATGCGAGCTCCTTTCAAGACAATAAGAGGGCGGCTGCATCAGTGTCTGCGCTCTCCGTGCCTCCCTCAAAGGAGATGATGCCATCGGCCAAACATAGTACCGCAGAAGCTCCCCAGAGGAAGCAGCAAGGCCACCAGCAGCCACCGCAGCCTGGATCGGCAGCCAATTCTCTAGTGAGTCTTCTACCCTCATTTCCATTTATTTTACTCTGTATATGTTGGATTGAGAAgttaattattcttttcttcctttcccccCTATTTCTTGTTTTCAGCCTGGCCCTGCATTCGTTTTCCCTCTCAACCAGCAGCAGGCTGCTGCAGCTGCCGTGGCCGCTGCTGCCACCCGATCTGGTGTGTCAAAATCTACTCCAGGGCCGCCGTCTTCTGGTGCCTCTTCTTCAGCAGTGATGGGCTCGGCAACTGGCGGACCGGCAGCACCCATGAGCTTAAGCTTTGCGAGCTTGCCCCCAAATGAGACGCAGTACCTGGCTATATTACAGAACAATGCGTACCCTTTTCCTATTCCTGCTCATGTTGCAGGAGCTCCACCTTATAGAGGAGCAAGTCCTGGCCAAGCAATGCCCTTCTTCTACCCTTCCCAGGTGCTCCACCCGTCGCAACTCCAACAGCAGGGACTGCAACAACCTCCCCATGCCCAACAAGGCCGCCAGAATACGAGCACATCGAGTGGATCATCATCCTCCCAGAAGCACCTGCAGCAGCCACAGCAGGCTTTGGGAGGTGGAGCCAGTGGTGGCGGGAATTCACTTGGTTTTCCAGCCACAAACCAGAGGCAGCACCTGCTCCCCCACCAGGCTCGGCAGCAGGAGTCTGATAAGGGATTGGAAGACAGCCCCTCCACCGCGGATAGTAGGGTTTCTCAAGCACAGAAGAGCATCTACAGCCACAGCTTTGCAATGCCGATTTATTCTCAGAATTTTGCCTTGATGTCTAATGCCAGCACCGCTGGTGCATTGGGCACTGTTGGGGGACACAGTGACAAGCAATCTTTGCATCATCATCAGCAGCAACCACTACAGAACCAGACATCGTCCCAAGCTTTTCCAATGCCCTTTGCATTTAGTGGGGCTGGAGCAGCTCCACCGGGCCTTGACTTCCCTTCCATGGCACAAAAACATGCCCTTTTTCAGAGCTTCCCAGAGCAAGCGAGGCATGGATACCACCACTTCGCCACAGCTGCTGACCAAGCAGCGCAGCAGAAAAAGGCCATGGAAGATGGGAAGCCTGCTGCGGACTTGATGAATGCAAGTGCTGCGCctgaagaggagaggaagatgaTGGCCGGCAGCAAAGCTCCAGCTAGTGGTTCACAGCATTGCCTTAACTTCTCCAAACCAGATAGCGAGCCTCCCATTTCTTCTATCATTGGCAACAGTGTCATTGAGAGCTCATCTCGAACACTGAATCTCATTCCAGCTGCTTCAAATGCTGGTCGAACTGCAAACCGGTCCGGTGGTGCCGCTCCCTTGACCACATTGGCTGCCACGGCTTCGGTCAACCTTTCCAATTCCCAGCAACAGCAACAGCTGCAGCAGCAGCTATTTCTGCTTCAAAGGCAGCAGCAGCTTCAGAATCTgcaccagcagcagcagcagcgacATCTTGCATCAACCCATGTGAAGTCCTCTACATCAAGCAACGGTGCAAGTGTTTACTCCGATCGTCTCCCTGGAGGCTCTACCAAGTACCCACAAACTCTTCCCAATTTCCCTCAATCTCTCATCCAAGGAGGCAGCCCCACCCAGTCACCGCAATGGAAGGCCTCCGCTGCGAGATCCGGCACGCCTGCCCCCGCCCCTGCCCCTTCTCCTGCCCAGTCGGTAGTGAAGAACAACCATCTCCTTCAGCAACAACCTAGTAGTAGAGCGTCCCAGCAGCATCTTCCCGCCGCAGGCCACCAAACTCAGGTATCTTTTGGTGTGAACTCGATGAAAACGGTATCCACTGGAGGACAGCACCACTCCGGGGCAACCGGCAATCCATCTCCATCTCCATCTGCCACTCCCATGGCTGTTGGCTCCCCCTCAAATTCACTTTCTAAGACCGCCGGCGGCAGTCCCCGGGCTTCGGCAAGCGCAAAACCCGGTCAGCCAGCAACCGCAGTGCCTCTTCCCCCACAATCATCTGCCAAGAGTTCTGCGTCGAGTTCAAGCTGCAAGTCATCGCCGGCAAGGAATCAAAACGTTCCATCGATTCTGGGCCATCCCCACATTACTTCTGCCCCTAGCTCTGGTTCTAAACCCCACCAGACGCAGCAGCAGCCTCAGCAGTTCGCTAGACCGCATCCATTCCCTAATGCTCCGCTCATGTTTTCCAACGTCTACCCGCTGCTTCAAGCACGGTCTCCTCAAGCCAACGCTGCCGCGGCTGCAGCTGCTGCTGCCGGGTACTACCAGAGACACCCATCTGAACAACAGCTACCACAACAGTCTCAGCAGCAGCATCAACACCAGCCAAACGCGTCAGCAGCCTCCACCGGGATGCTTGCCCTCGGCGGCCCTTCTGCTCTAATGATGGCTGGTGCCTCCACGACAAACGACCCTGCAAAGGCTGGGGGAGCTGCCGCTGCAAGCAACATGAAGGGATTTTCCCCTCCAGGCGTTATGCATGCTGCGCAGCTTGCTGCGGCTGCCCAGTCTGCTGCTGGCGCTCCCCACCATATTATCCCCGGCTCATTCCCTTATATGATGCCGCCGGTCCCCGTGAAGCCTGCAGCTGATCAGAAGCCTGCAGCTGGTAATTAGCCATCTTCTCCATCCCTCTTTCTTACTTAAAAATGGCTCTCATTAATTGGTTGGCGGCGTTTGTCCGTAGTTGTTATGGAGGTCTCGATTTTTAAAGGAACGGTTGATTTGCCCAGGGAATGACAATTTGCATGCGTGCTGGCAGCctgagaagagatgatggagctGACGCTGCTGCTGAGGCCGAATGGGACCCACCGATGCCCAGGCACGCCATCGGGGGGCCATCTTCTTTCTTGTTTGGGTCCAGCGGTGCAAGGGGGATGCTTGGTAGGCTTTTGCGTCCGCCATTTCGGAATGATGAAAGAGGCCGTTGAAACTTCGCCTCGGCGTTTACACAGGTGAAGAGTTTGCAGGAAAGGAAGTTGGTGGTCGGCCATAGTCGGGGGACGGACGGGCTTCTTGGTCTGGGTAATGCCTTGGTTTTCGATCCTTCTCTGCTGCCGTGAGCCGAAAAAGAATACGGGGCTGAGACCCAGAGGAGGGGGGTAGCGGGCGAGATAAGGACAAGCACCGAAGAAGACTTCGAAACAACGGCATCGATGTGTGTAGAATTTCCTCCTATCTCAATTTTGTATTTGGTGCTCTGATGCCTGCTGCCATCGTTTCCGCgcctctctttttccttttaaatttATTCTAACTTCATATCAAAAAGAGAAGAATGACAGTGATTATTTTAGATTATTTTCTTCTTGATGATTGCCTGAACTCAAGCAGGTGCACCCAACATTTGGTTTGATCGTTCATACTAAGATCAAGTTGGGTGCCCGATTTTAAAACTGGGCAGCCCAACATTGGAAGCTAGAAACTGTGTGACAGCATGGTTGGCTCTACTGTCGGAAATGTAGTGAAATTTGTTGGTGAGGTTGGAGTATCTGAACACAATCGCAAGTCTCGAATTCTCTGAATGTAGTGTATCCATGGATTGATGTTGGTTTATAGGTTTTTCTGGATGGTGAGATTGATTTCCTTGTTCCTCTTTATCATGTTTATCTGACAAATCTGGCCCTGACTGGGCAAATTATGCCCCATACTGCATGCTCCGATGTGGTGGTGCGTCATGTTGATTTACCTTCACGGCATCCAAATAAGCCTGCTGTCCTGAAGTAGTAGGGGTGGCTGCAGGAGAACATCCTTCTTTTTGTTAACAGAATTGAAAACCCTACTTCCTAAGCTAGAGGTTTTCGTGTTGCAGTTGGTTGGCGGTTGTTTCAATCAATTTATTAGCCTTCGAGGTCTTTACATAAAGTGGATTGCTCATGGGCACACGCGACCCCTCCATTGACAGTAATGTCCCATGGACCTTGCTGCCTTTGCGTCTGTTTATCTTCAGGGTTGATAATTCTAGTTGCCTTTCTTCGTTGAGCGGTAGAAAGTTGCTGTGTACTTCTTACAAAGTGCAGACAGGCTAACTAGAGAATCTTCAGTTTGTTCATTAGACTGACGTTGTTATGAAATA
This genomic stretch from Phoenix dactylifera cultivar Barhee BC4 unplaced genomic scaffold, palm_55x_up_171113_PBpolish2nd_filt_p 000076F, whole genome shotgun sequence harbors:
- the LOC103716450 gene encoding protein TIME FOR COFFEE-like; translation: MAAVNGGVSRRRQRSSSLRDSPEEDGGMELAETTRLRDRGSKKDRDRDRSSRSKRRRGERMLHGNNRDEGDDSSEESVDEEEEDEEDDVSVAVRLPPPAPPPPNPASSFSSLPQSNHHHNHQQQNRKSFPTKVSTRTPPVWKPDEMIGFSVPRKARSASTKRSHECWVSGGSGSGEQVPRQAPASPSRLSPASTTQISPSSNATARKKMKPMSGPKHRPPKVSKSPSLIEEDIEIEVAEVLFGMTRQFQCPPKQENSKIDSKEMNGSAGNESKSRVSSPNAISPPPPVSQTSVLPPSNSTSNPSSLSAIAPKRKRPRPVKFEDESPTSPVGLDAPPSTSVSSSAKLESEQPGKTEASSPRSEKNTASPAIENGGGSIDVSVPQVAATALDVQQESAKTENNSVPDAKLLKGELNGQNRTESRKEAASPAKETSCADLDVNHVEETAAKRSPTADSVREEKFNIDLMVPPPERDELCDFDAYLKSQVPEIDMVSKISREKKEEGKAVERTTQTDEIPADDRKVEKSTKEESNSNSKKQMGKERTFDLQLDLEKPDKDSLDGGRLPFQKQQPKVPKSEPEPERTASSASVPMPMAVAGWPGSFPSFGYMGQVPSLQAAVPMDGTPGSSSILQPPSFLSPQPRPKRCATHCYIAQNISYHLRLAKINPFWPAAAGSTPPIYGVKPYNLNAVPPADAFAGGFPGRNASSFQDNKRAAASVSALSVPPSKEMMPSAKHSTAEAPQRKQQGHQQPPQPGSAANSLPGPAFVFPLNQQQAAAAAVAAAATRSGVSKSTPGPPSSGASSSAVMGSATGGPAAPMSLSFASLPPNETQYLAILQNNAYPFPIPAHVAGAPPYRGASPGQAMPFFYPSQVLHPSQLQQQGLQQPPHAQQGRQNTSTSSGSSSSQKHLQQPQQALGGGASGGGNSLGFPATNQRQHLLPHQARQQESDKGLEDSPSTADSRVSQAQKSIYSHSFAMPIYSQNFALMSNASTAGALGTVGGHSDKQSLHHHQQQPLQNQTSSQAFPMPFAFSGAGAAPPGLDFPSMAQKHALFQSFPEQARHGYHHFATAADQAAQQKKAMEDGKPAADLMNASAAPEEERKMMAGSKAPASGSQHCLNFSKPDSEPPISSIIGNSVIESSSRTLNLIPAASNAGRTANRSGGAAPLTTLAATASVNLSNSQQQQQLQQQLFLLQRQQQLQNLHQQQQQRHLASTHVKSSTSSNGASVYSDRLPGGSTKYPQTLPNFPQSLIQGGSPTQSPQWKASAARSGTPAPAPAPSPAQSVVKNNHLLQQQPSSRASQQHLPAAGHQTQVSFGVNSMKTVSTGGQHHSGATGNPSPSPSATPMAVGSPSNSLSKTAGGSPRASASAKPGQPATAVPLPPQSSAKSSASSSSCKSSPARNQNVPSILGHPHITSAPSSGSKPHQTQQQPQQFARPHPFPNAPLMFSNVYPLLQARSPQANAAAAAAAAAGYYQRHPSEQQLPQQSQQQHQHQPNASAASTGMLALGGPSALMMAGASTTNDPAKAGGAAAASNMKGFSPPGVMHAAQLAAAAQSAAGAPHHIIPGSFPYMMPPVPVKPAADQKPAAA